From one Equus asinus isolate D_3611 breed Donkey chromosome 5, EquAss-T2T_v2, whole genome shotgun sequence genomic stretch:
- the LSM10 gene encoding U7 snRNA-associated Sm-like protein LSm10 — protein MAVSHSVKERTISENSLIILLQGLQGQVTTVDLRDESVARGRIDNVDAFMNIRLANVTYTDRWGHRVELDDLFVTGRNVRYVHIPDDVNITATIEQQLQVIHRVRNFGGKGQGRREFPSKKYK, from the coding sequence ATGGCCGTCAGCCACTCAGTGAAGGAGCGGACCATCTCAGAGAACAGCCTGATCATCCTGTTGCAGGGCCTCCAGGGCCAGGTAACCACTGTGGACCTGCGGGATGAGAGCGTGGCCCGGGGACGCATAGACAATGTTGATGCTTTCATGAACATCCGCCTGGCCAACGTCACCTACACAGACCGCTGGGGGCATCGGGTCGAGCTGGATGACCTCTTTGTGACGGGCCGTAACGTCCGTTACGTCCACATCCCAGATGATGTGAACATCACCGCCACCATTGAGCAGCAGCTGCAGGTCATCCATCGGGTGCGCAACTTTGGCGGCAAGGGCCAAGGCCGGCGGGAATTTCCCTCCAAAAAGTATAAATGA